A single window of Dehalococcoidales bacterium DNA harbors:
- a CDS encoding SDR family oxidoreductase, whose product MNIPSLSLEGQVALVTGARRGIGKACAITFAEAGADVAICDWVTSTGELDAVAARITKLGRRSLAVHADVKKSEDVAPLVAGVMEKFGRIDILVNNAGVGDGGRSTEPEDFDLDALKARAVERMALMKDSAAILHLDEQAWDAVFENNLKSCLLCSKSVAPIMMKQNKGNIINISSVRAFATGRGAMTNYAITKRGMVMLTEGLAADLARFNIRVNAIGPGGIETEMMRYAWADPERLQAISNIMPLSNNLIPPETCAHTALYLASDLATYVTGQMINVDAGLMVSLSGL is encoded by the coding sequence GTGAACATTCCCAGCTTGAGTCTGGAGGGGCAGGTCGCCCTGGTAACAGGAGCACGGAGAGGGATAGGCAAGGCCTGTGCTATTACGTTTGCCGAGGCTGGCGCTGATGTTGCGATATGTGACTGGGTTACCAGTACCGGTGAACTGGATGCTGTGGCGGCAAGGATTACCAAGCTTGGCCGGCGTTCCCTGGCTGTCCACGCGGATGTGAAGAAAAGTGAAGATGTTGCCCCTCTTGTAGCCGGGGTTATGGAGAAATTCGGGCGGATAGATATCCTGGTTAATAATGCCGGTGTGGGCGATGGCGGTCGGAGCACCGAACCGGAGGACTTTGACCTCGATGCACTCAAAGCACGCGCCGTTGAGAGAATGGCTTTGATGAAGGATTCCGCGGCAATTCTGCACCTTGATGAGCAGGCATGGGATGCTGTTTTTGAGAATAACCTGAAAAGCTGCCTGCTTTGCAGCAAGTCGGTAGCGCCAATCATGATGAAGCAGAATAAGGGGAACATCATTAATATATCCTCAGTGCGGGCCTTTGCCACAGGACGTGGCGCAATGACAAACTATGCTATCACCAAACGGGGTATGGTGATGCTGACAGAGGGCCTGGCCGCCGACCTGGCCAGATTTAATATAAGGGTCAATGCCATTGGTCCCGGCGGTATTGAGACTGAGATGATGCGCTATGCCTGGGCTGACCCGGAACGGCTTCAGGCAATTTCCAACATAATGCCCCTGAGCAATAACCTGATTCCGCCGGAAACCTGTGCTCATACTGCCCTGTATCTTGCCTCCGACCTGGCTACCTACGTCACTGGTCAGATGATAAACGTTGATGCCGGCCTGATGGTGTCGCTATCAGGACTATAA
- a CDS encoding DUF4342 domain-containing protein produces MTTERIKVKGNQVIDKVKQLIREGNIRRVRIVHEERTILEIPLTIGAPAAAITIMAAPLLAALGAFAALVTECTIEVEKIDGTGKNEE; encoded by the coding sequence ATGACTACGGAGAGGATTAAGGTAAAAGGAAACCAGGTAATCGACAAGGTCAAACAGCTCATCCGCGAGGGCAACATCCGCAGGGTACGCATCGTGCATGAGGAACGCACTATCCTGGAGATTCCACTGACAATCGGCGCTCCGGCAGCAGCGATAACCATCATGGCGGCCCCACTTCTGGCGGCCCTGGGTGCTTTTGCCGCCCTGGTTACCGAGTGCACCATCGAGGTGGAGAAGATCGACGGCACGGGTAAGAACGAAGAATAG
- the dnaJ gene encoding molecular chaperone DnaJ gives MPTKRDYYEVLGIDRNATGEDIRKAFRELAFKYHPDHNRGDGAEEKFKEANEAYEVLSDTTKRATYDRFGHSGGSSFFGRDSEGFDFGFGDIFDAFFGGTTTSTRQAPQQGASLQTRLSLTLEEAAFGCEEEIDITRTENCSECQGTGSKPGTQPVRCPNCDGAGEVRRVQASIFGRFTNITTCPRCHGEGRIITEPCPTCRGSGREKQHRKISVKVPPGVDNGNQIRLRGEGEAGTRGGPSGDLFVVISVIEHEYFERDGDDILYELPLNFAQAALGTEVEVPTLDDDSKLKIPAGCQTDTVFRLRNKGVPHLNDRGRGDQLVTVSLVTPESLNKEQRRLFEELADSLGTGKKKRPNR, from the coding sequence ATGCCAACCAAACGTGACTACTACGAGGTACTGGGCATAGACCGGAATGCCACCGGCGAGGACATACGGAAGGCATTCCGGGAACTGGCTTTCAAGTACCATCCGGACCATAACCGGGGAGATGGTGCCGAGGAGAAGTTCAAGGAGGCCAACGAGGCCTACGAAGTACTCTCCGACACCACCAAGCGTGCCACCTATGACCGCTTCGGACATAGTGGTGGTTCGAGCTTCTTCGGTCGCGATTCTGAGGGGTTCGACTTCGGTTTCGGTGACATCTTTGACGCCTTCTTTGGCGGGACTACCACGTCCACACGCCAGGCACCACAACAAGGTGCTTCCCTCCAGACCAGGCTCTCCTTAACCCTGGAAGAGGCTGCCTTCGGCTGTGAAGAGGAGATAGACATTACCCGTACGGAGAACTGCTCCGAGTGCCAGGGCACCGGCAGCAAACCGGGCACACAGCCGGTCCGTTGTCCCAATTGCGATGGTGCTGGAGAGGTGCGCCGTGTCCAGGCAAGCATCTTCGGCCGGTTTACCAATATCACCACCTGCCCACGCTGTCACGGTGAAGGTAGAATCATCACCGAACCCTGTCCTACATGCAGAGGCAGCGGCCGGGAGAAACAACATCGCAAGATATCGGTCAAGGTACCACCCGGAGTTGACAACGGCAATCAGATTCGTCTACGCGGGGAAGGCGAAGCAGGCACCAGGGGCGGTCCATCCGGCGACTTGTTCGTGGTGATATCAGTCATCGAGCACGAGTACTTCGAACGGGACGGTGACGACATCCTCTACGAGTTACCGCTCAACTTCGCTCAGGCCGCGCTGGGAACGGAGGTAGAGGTGCCCACTCTGGATGATGACAGTAAGCTGAAAATTCCCGCCGGCTGCCAGACGGACACCGTCTTCAGGCTCAGGAACAAGGGTGTGCCTCACCTCAACGACAGGGGACGCGGCGACCAACTGGTCACGGTGTCCCTGGTTACTCCTGAGTCACTGAACAAGGAGCAGCGGCGGCTCTTCGAGGAACTGGCGGACAGTCTCGGCACCGGCAAGAAAAAGCGGCCGAACCGCTGA
- a CDS encoding carbon-nitrogen hydrolase family protein has translation MLRIGLVQMRCEKAAVTANLERMSRYIVEADRRGIDILGFPEMSITGYADPTRYPEAIVRLDGPEMDVVLEMTKGRKSSLLAGVIEHNPAGKPFVTQVVVRGGQLIGYYRKKTIKDEEADWFTPGENVSVFNHDNLCFGVAVCADIDDETVFAEAAGQGALIVFELAAPGLYGEQATRDWRSGFQWWQGKCHEQLSVYAVKYGIWIAVATQAGRTVDEDFPGGGYVFVPDGRQVYATPDWFPGAAYLGLDFKEYSVVQL, from the coding sequence ATGCTCAGAATAGGCCTGGTGCAAATGAGGTGCGAGAAAGCGGCAGTTACCGCGAACCTGGAGCGTATGTCGCGGTATATCGTCGAGGCAGACAGACGGGGAATAGACATCCTTGGCTTTCCGGAAATGAGCATCACGGGCTATGCTGACCCGACCAGGTACCCTGAAGCGATTGTGCGCCTGGACGGACCCGAGATGGATGTGGTACTGGAGATGACAAAAGGGCGTAAATCCTCCCTTCTGGCTGGCGTGATAGAGCACAACCCCGCAGGCAAACCCTTTGTTACGCAGGTCGTAGTCCGCGGCGGGCAGCTCATTGGGTACTACCGTAAAAAGACCATCAAGGATGAAGAGGCAGACTGGTTCACACCGGGTGAGAATGTCAGCGTCTTCAACCACGATAACCTGTGCTTCGGAGTGGCAGTCTGTGCTGATATTGATGATGAAACGGTGTTTGCTGAAGCTGCCGGGCAGGGTGCGTTAATTGTATTTGAGCTGGCAGCGCCGGGGCTGTATGGTGAACAGGCAACCCGGGACTGGCGGTCAGGTTTTCAGTGGTGGCAGGGCAAGTGCCATGAGCAACTGTCCGTTTATGCTGTGAAGTACGGTATCTGGATAGCGGTAGCCACGCAGGCAGGACGGACGGTGGACGAGGATTTTCCCGGGGGCGGGTACGTCTTTGTGCCTGATGGCAGACAGGTGTACGCAACGCCGGACTGGTTTCCCGGGGCAGCCTATCTGGGTTTGGACTTCAAGGAATATAGTGTAGTACAGCTATGA
- a CDS encoding NAD(P)H-dependent glycerol-3-phosphate dehydrogenase, translating into MPQIAVIGTTAWGATLGTVWAENGLHVSLWARTEEEAVELRGAEPKIPRLDGIKFPSRLSVTNSLKQALSGAEAVILVVPAQTIRHNIRLVAGYLGESMLVLSTAKGLEIGSNKRMTEVITEEISPEFHRNICVLSGPNLSKEILRGLPAATVVAAESEAVCRTAQKLLTTPNLCVYHNTDVIGVELGGALKNVIALAAGIADGLGYGDNAKATLVTRGLAEITAFGVALGANPLTFSGLAGLGDLMATCASPLSRNHYVGVELTRGRSLEEIAGSMTGIAEGVSTTIAAWELARQLGVEMPITEGMYRVLYQGADPREEALALMGAQARHELAGRRWKLFSLFRHKTRSRSGQPAS; encoded by the coding sequence ATGCCCCAGATTGCCGTCATCGGCACTACCGCCTGGGGAGCCACTCTCGGGACTGTCTGGGCTGAGAACGGGCTTCATGTCAGTCTGTGGGCACGTACCGAGGAGGAGGCGGTTGAGCTCAGGGGTGCGGAACCGAAGATTCCCCGGCTGGACGGCATCAAGTTCCCATCTCGGTTATCTGTCACCAACTCGCTGAAGCAGGCGCTGAGTGGTGCCGAGGCGGTTATCCTGGTGGTGCCGGCGCAGACCATACGTCACAATATCAGGCTGGTTGCCGGGTACCTTGGTGAGTCGATGCTGGTGCTGAGCACTGCCAAGGGGCTGGAGATTGGCAGCAACAAGCGGATGACCGAGGTAATAACCGAGGAGATATCCCCCGAGTTCCATCGTAATATCTGCGTACTGTCCGGCCCCAATCTCTCCAAGGAGATTCTGCGTGGCCTGCCCGCGGCTACAGTGGTGGCTGCTGAGAGCGAGGCTGTCTGCCGTACCGCCCAGAAGCTGCTGACGACGCCGAATCTGTGCGTGTACCACAATACCGACGTTATCGGTGTCGAGCTGGGGGGTGCCCTGAAGAATGTTATTGCCCTGGCTGCCGGTATTGCTGACGGTCTGGGCTACGGTGATAATGCCAAGGCCACCCTCGTCACGCGGGGTCTGGCGGAAATCACCGCTTTTGGAGTGGCCCTCGGGGCAAATCCCCTGACATTTTCCGGGTTGGCCGGTCTTGGCGACCTCATGGCGACCTGTGCCAGTCCGTTGAGCCGTAATCACTATGTCGGTGTGGAGTTGACCAGGGGCCGTTCGCTGGAAGAGATAGCCGGCTCGATGACCGGTATTGCCGAAGGGGTGAGTACTACGATTGCTGCCTGGGAGCTGGCGCGACAACTCGGGGTGGAGATGCCGATAACCGAGGGGATGTACCGGGTGTTGTACCAGGGTGCCGACCCACGGGAGGAGGCACTGGCCCTGATGGGTGCTCAGGCCAGGCATGAGCTTGCCGGTCGCAGGTGGAAACTCTTTTCTCTCTTCCGGCACAAGACACGCAGCCGGTCCGGGCAGCCTGCTTCGTAA
- the argF gene encoding ornithine carbamoyltransferase codes for MKGKHLLSISDISDEDIASFMTGAVELKTRGRSSSLNGKILALLFEKPSLRTRVSFEVGMRQLGGEVVYLSPAEVGLGGRESVSDVARVLGRYVDAISARTFTHKTVEELACYAGVPVINALSDLEHPCQALADLLTVYEKKGGLKGVTLAFIGDGNNIAHSLLLATALAGMHFRIASPAGHAVQEDIMRTAQEYAAATGASILCTREPSEAVRGADVVYTDVWTSMGQEEEAEERRRTFAGYQVNAGLLGLASKDAIFMHDLPAHRGEEVTDDVMDGPQSVVFDQAENRMHAQKALLVKLLGAT; via the coding sequence GTGAAAGGGAAACACCTGCTTTCCATATCCGATATCAGTGATGAGGACATTGCCTCCTTCATGACCGGGGCTGTGGAGCTAAAAACCCGGGGTCGGTCTTCCTCACTTAACGGGAAGATACTGGCCCTGCTTTTTGAGAAACCGTCGTTGCGCACCAGGGTCAGCTTCGAGGTGGGGATGCGTCAACTGGGGGGTGAGGTAGTCTACCTCTCTCCGGCCGAGGTCGGTCTCGGGGGGCGGGAGTCGGTATCTGACGTAGCCCGGGTTCTCGGGCGGTACGTTGATGCTATCTCGGCGCGTACCTTTACCCACAAAACAGTTGAAGAACTGGCCTGTTATGCTGGCGTGCCGGTGATAAACGCGCTATCCGACCTGGAGCACCCCTGCCAGGCCCTGGCTGACCTGCTTACCGTCTACGAGAAGAAGGGTGGGCTGAAGGGCGTGACGCTTGCCTTTATCGGCGACGGCAACAATATCGCCCACAGCCTGCTGCTGGCAACGGCACTGGCGGGGATGCATTTCAGGATTGCTTCTCCGGCAGGGCATGCCGTGCAGGAGGACATAATGCGTACGGCGCAGGAGTATGCTGCCGCCACCGGTGCCAGTATCCTCTGCACCCGTGAGCCTTCCGAGGCAGTGCGTGGAGCAGACGTGGTCTATACCGATGTCTGGACGAGTATGGGGCAGGAAGAGGAGGCGGAAGAGAGGCGCCGGACGTTTGCCGGCTATCAGGTCAATGCTGGTCTGCTCGGTCTGGCCAGTAAAGATGCGATATTCATGCACGACCTGCCCGCCCACCGGGGGGAGGAAGTAACCGATGATGTTATGGATGGCCCGCAATCAGTAGTTTTCGACCAGGCGGAAAACCGGATGCACGCACAGAAGGCCCTGCTGGTTAAGTTGCTGGGTGCTACGTAG
- the tsaA gene encoding tRNA (N6-threonylcarbamoyladenosine(37)-N6)-methyltransferase TrmO: MMKISLEPIGYVVNSVEEPVDGGWGEVESRIVLREGLVPALVGLEDFSHVLVVYWMHRAVPPEVLRRRPQGRENMPEVGLFAQRSKHRPNPIGVTVVSLLRVGDGELLVRGLDAVNGTPVLDIKPHYPEYDSPADAHVPEWAGRLMAGYFEGEP; the protein is encoded by the coding sequence ATGATGAAGATATCTTTGGAGCCAATAGGCTACGTGGTTAACAGCGTTGAGGAGCCGGTAGACGGCGGCTGGGGAGAGGTCGAATCGAGGATAGTGCTCCGGGAGGGTCTGGTGCCTGCCCTGGTCGGCCTGGAGGACTTTTCCCACGTCCTGGTCGTCTACTGGATGCACCGGGCGGTACCCCCGGAGGTGCTCCGGCGGCGGCCGCAGGGTCGCGAGAATATGCCGGAGGTGGGGCTTTTCGCCCAGCGCTCGAAGCACCGCCCCAATCCCATCGGCGTTACCGTGGTCTCACTCCTCAGAGTTGGTGACGGCGAGCTCCTGGTACGGGGTCTGGATGCCGTCAACGGTACGCCGGTGCTGGACATCAAGCCGCACTACCCGGAATACGACAGTCCCGCGGATGCACACGTACCGGAATGGGCAGGACGCCTGATGGCGGGCTATTTCGAAGGGGAACCTTAG
- a CDS encoding nucleotide exchange factor GrpE, which produces MSDEERVTQDEPEVDEVTALNQALAEEKEKAENYLANWQRSQADFVNYKRRSEQEKGELSKFANAQLMLGLLPVLDDLERALDSVKPQLTDSDWVEGIRLIERKLRAGLEAQGLIQIKAMDEAFDPNFHQAAGHSKGEEGTVVQELQKGYMLQDRVLRPSVVIVGSGETEEE; this is translated from the coding sequence ATGTCCGATGAAGAGCGAGTTACCCAGGATGAGCCCGAGGTGGACGAGGTGACGGCTTTGAACCAGGCCCTCGCCGAAGAGAAAGAGAAGGCGGAGAACTACCTGGCCAACTGGCAAAGGTCCCAGGCGGATTTCGTGAACTACAAGCGGCGTAGCGAGCAGGAAAAGGGAGAACTCTCCAAATTCGCCAATGCGCAGCTCATGCTCGGTCTTCTGCCCGTTCTGGACGACCTGGAACGGGCGCTTGATTCGGTTAAGCCCCAGTTGACCGATTCCGACTGGGTGGAGGGAATCCGGCTCATTGAGCGAAAGCTCCGGGCGGGGCTGGAGGCACAGGGCCTCATCCAGATAAAGGCAATGGACGAAGCGTTCGACCCCAATTTCCATCAAGCGGCCGGGCACAGCAAAGGTGAGGAAGGGACCGTGGTACAGGAGCTACAGAAGGGATATATGCTCCAGGACAGGGTACTCCGTCCGTCCGTGGTGATTGTGGGCAGTGGAGAGACCGAAGAAGAATAG
- the der gene encoding ribosome biogenesis GTPase Der, with product MAVRKPIVAIVGRQNVGKSTLLNRLAGRRIAIVEDLPGTTRDRVVADITWQDNVFTLVDTGGLVTDPDTSVGQRVREQVELAVAEADAIIFLVDVRDGVTPSDLEVADLVRRASKPVVLAANKADNDRLETHAVEFHELGLGEPLAVSAHHARGTAELLDRLGALLPLVEVEAEQDIMKVAIVGRPNVGKSMLLNALLGSERAIVDDTPGTTRDAIDTLLDFEGESVLLIDTAGIRRRGRLGVGIERYSVMRALRAIDRADVALLVMDATELPVAQDMHIAGYVLQAVKGIILVVNKWDLIADKNKAEWDRYLKSQFKFMAYAPVLYTSAQFGQGVGEVLPQARQVYRERLKRLTTSEVNNVIQEAVAAHILPRKGRKHLNVLHVTQAEVNPPTFVFFVNDARIVHFSYRRYLENKLRQAFGFTGTPLRLVFRTRGEA from the coding sequence GTGGCAGTAAGGAAGCCCATCGTGGCTATTGTCGGCCGGCAGAATGTCGGCAAATCTACCCTGCTTAACCGGCTGGCAGGCCGGCGGATAGCCATCGTTGAGGACCTGCCGGGGACGACGCGCGACCGCGTGGTGGCTGATATTACCTGGCAAGACAATGTCTTCACCCTGGTGGATACCGGTGGTCTCGTGACAGACCCCGATACTTCTGTCGGTCAGCGTGTCAGAGAGCAGGTAGAACTGGCTGTTGCCGAGGCCGACGCCATAATCTTCCTGGTGGATGTCCGGGATGGAGTAACGCCCTCTGACCTGGAGGTGGCTGACCTGGTGAGGCGGGCCAGCAAACCGGTGGTGTTGGCGGCCAATAAGGCAGATAATGACCGGCTGGAGACCCACGCCGTGGAGTTCCACGAACTGGGACTGGGCGAACCGCTGGCAGTCAGTGCTCATCACGCCAGGGGTACCGCCGAGCTGCTGGACAGGCTCGGTGCCCTTCTGCCGCTAGTAGAGGTTGAGGCCGAACAGGACATCATGAAGGTAGCCATTGTCGGCAGGCCCAATGTCGGCAAGTCGATGCTGCTTAATGCCCTACTCGGTAGCGAGCGTGCCATCGTTGATGATACACCAGGGACAACGCGGGACGCTATCGATACGCTACTTGACTTCGAGGGTGAAAGTGTGCTACTCATTGATACTGCGGGCATCCGCAGGCGGGGTCGGCTAGGAGTGGGAATAGAGCGGTACAGCGTCATGCGGGCGCTTCGGGCTATCGACCGGGCCGATGTCGCTCTGCTGGTTATGGATGCTACCGAGTTACCTGTGGCGCAGGATATGCATATTGCCGGCTACGTGTTACAGGCGGTCAAGGGGATTATCCTGGTGGTTAATAAGTGGGACCTTATCGCCGATAAGAACAAGGCTGAATGGGATAGATACCTGAAAAGCCAGTTCAAGTTCATGGCCTATGCTCCTGTGCTCTATACATCGGCCCAGTTTGGCCAGGGTGTGGGTGAGGTCCTGCCGCAGGCAAGGCAGGTATACCGGGAGAGGCTTAAACGGTTGACTACTTCCGAAGTGAATAACGTCATACAGGAAGCCGTGGCGGCACATATCCTGCCGCGCAAGGGTCGTAAGCACTTGAATGTCCTCCATGTTACCCAGGCGGAAGTGAACCCGCCCACATTTGTGTTTTTCGTCAATGACGCCAGGATTGTCCATTTCTCATACCGGCGCTACCTGGAGAACAAGTTGCGCCAGGCCTTTGGCTTCACTGGCACACCGCTGCGCCTGGTCTTCAGAACAAGGGGTGAGGCATGA
- the dnaK gene encoding molecular chaperone DnaK, translated as MGKVIGIDLGTTFSAVAVMEGGEPTVIPNAEGGRTTPSVVAISKTGERLVGQVARRQAITNADNTVFSIKRLMGRKYDEPSVEYDRAHLPYKIVKASNNDARVIMGGKEYSPPEISAMILQKLKTDAEAYLGETVNEVVVTVPAYFNDSQRQSTKDAGKIAGLEVLRIINEPTAAALAYGLDKKSEETIAVYDLGGGTFDISILELGGGTFQVKSTNGDTHLGGDDFDQIIMDWVCDEYKREQGIDLRQDKMALQRLKEASEKAKTELSTVQQTEINLPFITADASGPKHLSMNLSRSKLEQLVMDLVERSLGPCRQAMTDADKTAAQIDEVVLVGGQTRMPLVQEKVKQFFGKEPHKGVNPDEVVAIGAAIQAGVLKGDVKDVLLLDVTPLTLGIETVGRVVTPLIPRNTTIPTSKSQIFSTAADNQPSVEILVLQGERPMAADNRTLGRFMLDGILPAPRGVPQIEVSFDIDANGILSVKAHDKGTGKEQKITITASSGLAKEEVEQMQREAEMHAAEDTKYREEVEIRNTADSMAYTADKMLRDNKDKIPEDLNKEVEEKVAAVRSVIQGADVEAIKRASQELSDSMQKVGQAVYQQQPPPDQEPPPEGGDDEGTVEGEFHEV; from the coding sequence ATGGGAAAAGTTATTGGAATAGACCTGGGGACGACGTTTTCTGCAGTAGCAGTGATGGAAGGTGGCGAGCCAACCGTTATCCCTAATGCCGAGGGCGGTCGTACCACGCCGTCAGTCGTGGCCATCAGCAAGACCGGCGAACGCCTCGTGGGGCAGGTAGCCCGACGCCAGGCAATCACCAATGCAGACAATACCGTCTTCAGCATCAAGCGCCTTATGGGACGGAAGTACGATGAGCCTTCTGTGGAGTATGACCGCGCGCACCTGCCCTACAAAATAGTGAAGGCATCCAACAATGACGCCCGGGTGATAATGGGAGGCAAGGAATACAGCCCCCCGGAAATCTCGGCGATGATTCTCCAGAAACTCAAAACGGATGCCGAAGCCTACCTTGGTGAGACAGTAAACGAGGTTGTGGTCACCGTGCCCGCCTATTTCAACGACAGCCAGCGCCAGTCAACCAAGGACGCCGGTAAAATCGCCGGGCTGGAAGTCCTGCGCATAATCAACGAGCCCACCGCCGCCGCCCTGGCCTACGGGCTGGACAAGAAGAGCGAGGAGACTATCGCGGTCTATGACCTCGGTGGCGGTACGTTCGATATATCCATCCTTGAGCTTGGTGGCGGCACCTTCCAGGTGAAATCCACCAACGGTGACACCCACCTCGGTGGTGATGATTTCGACCAGATAATCATGGACTGGGTCTGTGATGAGTACAAGCGTGAGCAGGGAATCGACCTGCGCCAGGACAAGATGGCTTTGCAGCGCCTCAAGGAAGCCTCCGAGAAAGCCAAGACGGAGCTATCCACCGTCCAGCAGACGGAAATCAACCTGCCCTTCATTACCGCCGATGCCAGCGGCCCCAAGCACCTCAGTATGAACCTCTCCAGGTCCAAGCTGGAACAACTGGTCATGGACCTGGTGGAGAGGAGCCTGGGACCATGCCGTCAGGCAATGACGGACGCGGATAAGACGGCGGCACAGATTGACGAGGTGGTACTGGTCGGTGGGCAGACACGGATGCCGCTGGTCCAGGAAAAGGTCAAGCAGTTCTTCGGCAAGGAACCTCACAAGGGCGTCAACCCGGACGAGGTAGTGGCTATCGGTGCCGCCATCCAGGCAGGGGTGCTCAAGGGAGACGTCAAGGACGTCCTGCTCCTTGACGTGACCCCGCTCACCCTGGGCATTGAAACGGTGGGTAGAGTGGTCACCCCACTCATCCCCCGCAACACCACCATCCCCACCTCCAAGAGCCAGATATTCAGCACTGCCGCGGACAACCAGCCCAGTGTGGAGATTCTTGTCCTCCAGGGCGAGAGACCCATGGCGGCGGACAACCGGACACTGGGGCGGTTCATGCTAGACGGTATCCTGCCGGCGCCGCGTGGCGTGCCCCAGATCGAGGTCAGCTTCGATATTGATGCCAACGGCATCCTCAGCGTCAAGGCCCACGATAAGGGCACCGGCAAGGAGCAGAAGATTACCATCACCGCTTCCAGCGGACTCGCCAAGGAAGAGGTAGAGCAGATGCAGCGTGAGGCAGAGATGCACGCCGCCGAAGACACCAAATACCGGGAAGAGGTGGAGATACGCAACACCGCAGACTCCATGGCCTACACTGCGGATAAAATGCTCAGAGACAATAAGGACAAGATACCCGAAGACCTCAACAAAGAGGTGGAGGAGAAGGTAGCCGCGGTGCGTTCGGTGATACAGGGGGCCGACGTTGAAGCCATCAAGAGGGCCAGCCAGGAGCTATCCGACTCCATGCAGAAGGTAGGCCAGGCCGTCTACCAGCAGCAGCCACCGCCCGACCAGGAACCACCTCCTGAAGGTGGCGACGACGAAGGTACCGTTGAAGGAGAGTTCCACGAGGTATAG
- the plsY gene encoding glycerol-3-phosphate 1-O-acyltransferase PlsY, with the protein MIVWQYIACLVVGYLMGSIPVGYLVTKRNTKVDVRAHGSGKTGATNVLRTAGIRSAAIVLTGDLVKGVLAVVFAGLIMGKSYLAVGDFGFGLPLGQVLAAFAAVLGHNWPVFLKFRGGRGVATFFGGMAAFIPVAALFGGEILLIGAVVTRFASLGSIAGVVGSYAIVVPLTVLNGWPLEYLVYSLVGTLVIVIMHRGNIARLIAGKERRLGEKAEDLKSSPSEEGGV; encoded by the coding sequence ATGATAGTCTGGCAGTACATTGCGTGCCTGGTAGTTGGCTACCTCATGGGTTCGATACCGGTTGGTTACCTGGTAACCAAACGGAATACGAAGGTTGACGTCAGGGCACATGGGAGCGGCAAGACTGGAGCAACCAACGTGCTACGAACGGCAGGCATAAGGTCGGCGGCGATAGTCCTTACCGGCGACCTGGTCAAGGGGGTCTTGGCGGTGGTATTTGCCGGTCTGATTATGGGCAAGAGCTATCTGGCGGTGGGGGACTTCGGCTTCGGGCTGCCGCTGGGTCAGGTGCTGGCGGCCTTCGCAGCCGTACTGGGGCACAACTGGCCGGTATTCCTCAAGTTCCGTGGGGGAAGGGGCGTTGCCACCTTTTTCGGTGGTATGGCAGCTTTCATTCCGGTTGCCGCGCTATTTGGTGGGGAGATATTGCTCATTGGTGCCGTTGTGACCAGGTTTGCCTCACTGGGTTCCATCGCCGGTGTGGTCGGCTCCTATGCAATCGTCGTCCCGCTGACTGTCTTGAATGGCTGGCCACTGGAGTATCTGGTATATTCCCTGGTCGGCACTCTGGTTATTGTCATCATGCACCGGGGCAATATTGCCCGGCTTATCGCGGGTAAGGAACGCCGCCTGGGTGAGAAGGCCGAGGACCTGAAGTCATCCCCTTCTGAAGAGGGTGGGGTGTAA